In Colletotrichum higginsianum IMI 349063 chromosome 1, whole genome shotgun sequence, one genomic interval encodes:
- a CDS encoding Glycosylhydrolase family 61-5, producing MKSAVLSLLAIAASQVFSHATFQQIWIDGVDFGGQCARLPLSNSPVQDVTSNDVRCNANGGPVARKCVIKAGSTVVVEMHQQPNDRSCAQEAIGGAHYGPVFAYLTKVADATTADGSTGWFKIYQDGWSRKAGSINGDGDNWGSKDMNACCGKVNIKIPADIPAGDYLLRAESVALHAAGSSGGAQLYMTCFQISVTGGGSASPSTVSFPGAYKASDPGLLVDIHRSLATYVVPGPTVYAGGSTKSAGAGCVGCESTCTAGSGPTGTASSVPQATVTGGLPGCAVAKFAQCGGVDYKGCTTCAAGSTCQAVSPPYYYQCA from the exons ATGAAGTCCGCCGTTCTGTCCCTGCTGGCGATCGCCGCCAGCCAGGTCTTCTCGCACGCGACTTTCCAGCAGATCTGGATCGACGGAGTCGAC TTCGGCGGGCAATGCGCCCGTCTGCCGCTCTCCAACTCGCCCGTCCAGGACGTCACCTCCAACGACGTCCGATGCAACGCCAACGGCGGCCCCGTGGCTCGCAAGTGCGTCATCAAGGCCGGGTCTACGGTCGTTGTTGAGATGCACCAG CAACCAAACGATCGCTCCTGCGCACAGGAagccatcggcggcgcccacTACGGCCCCGTCTTCGCCTATCTCACcaaggtcgccgacgccaccaccgccgacggctccACGGGCTGGTTCAAGATCTACCAGGACGGATGGTCCCGCAAGGCCGGCAGCatcaacggcgacggcgacaactGGGGCTCCAAGGACATGAACGCGTGCTGCGGCAAGGTCAACATCAAGATCCCCGCCGACATCCCCGCGGGCGACTACCTCCTCCGCGCCGAATCCGTCGCGCTGCACGCCGCGggctcgagcggcggcgcccagCTGTACATGACGTGCTTCCAGATCTCAGTGACGGGCGGTGGCAGTGCGTCCCCGAGCACGGTGTCGTTCCCGGGCGCATACAAGGCATCCGACCCCGGTCTGCTCGTCGATATCCATAG GTCCCTAGCGACGTACGTCGTCCCCGGCCCGACCGTCTATGCCGGCGGCTCAACCAAgagcgccggcgccggctgcgTCGGCTGCGAGTCCACCTGCACCGCCGGCTCCGGGCCGACCGGCACGGCCTCGAGCGTCCCGCAGGccaccgtcaccggcggcctCCCCGGCTGCGCCGTGGCCAAGTTCGCCCAGTGCGGCGGCGTGGACTACAAGGGCTGCACCACCTGCGCC GCGGGCTCGACGTGCCAAGCCGTCTCCCCTCCGTACTACTACCAGTGTGCTTGA
- a CDS encoding Linalool dehydratase-isomerase, with amino-acid sequence MAISQDQRLRIDLSKYEKLNREQAGHLRHFHNLVDQIDGEWYGMGSQQDAHQEFLDAYRYQLAQMSYGAAVAHYHRLPAARSIFKPLLRRIIHKMLRPEVWGYWYLTSQSGKLVDPDITELRKPWADPVATENIMYSGHLLLMTSLYAMLFDDDEFEKPGSITFTWAPIFWGFGPETYRYDNRSLQTVIVEQMEHNNWVGVCCEPNSVFVVCNQFPARNLSFARDASFCGLADLSQIIAMRYNDVRDGVDTVSHILEKYKKAIADHGLLRLDGLYAEWLYLKQGRVEPPKGVTSVAWANAFMNSWNTDFVYSSYDRQALGFIMSINGEFRLQDPAVALEYRKLAQTEKPAECDETAMLEKARVEAAKLPPNPFPLTAPYLGYVVQWLSELGKEKELEDLLEYADSRLLPTWERGGLFYPRNNTTVNGNGDWVHMDPFTGNAAIGYARLNVKDGQRIMWEKPWTQETLASRPWIDEVSLSQGVDCLRACWDDEEKLLVLTLRAWDNGSVKVQPVARNLSAGSWGVYVQGKLIQQDVVEDGGSLSVDVGVSNEDLDIVFLKI; translated from the exons ATGGCGATTTCTCAGGATCAACGACTCCGTATCGATCTCTCGAAGTACGAGAAACTCAATCGCGAGCAGGCGGGACACTTGCGACACTTTCACAACCTTGTAGACCAAATAGATGGAGAATGGTACGGAATGGGATCCCAGCAAGACGCTCACCAAGAGTTCCTTGATGCCTACCGATACCAGCTTGCCCAGATGTCCTATGGGGCAGCCGTGGCTCACTATCATCGCCTCCCGGCCGCCAGAAGCATCTTCAAACCTCTCTTGCGGCGCATCATCCACAAGATGCTTCGGCCCGAGGTCTGGGGCTACTGGTATCTCACCAGCCAGTCGGGCAAGCTCGTTGACCCGGACATCACAGAGTTGAGGAAACCGTGGGCCGACCCGGTCGCTACGGAGAACATCATGTACAGCGGCCACCTGCTTCTGATGACCAGCCTGTACGCGATGCtctttgacgacgacgagttcgagAAGCCGGGGTCCATCACATTCACCTGGGCTCCTATATTTTGGGGGTTCGGCCCCGAGACGTACCGCTACGACAACCGGAGTCTGCAAACGGTGATTGTGGAGCAGATGGAACACAACAACTGGGTCGGTGTCTGCTGCGAGCCGAACAGCGTGTTTGTCGTTTGCAACCAGTTTCCGGCACGTAACTTGTCATTTGCCCGAGATGCAAGCTTTTGCGGTCTCGCTGACCTGTCACAGATCATTGCGATGCGGTACAACGACGTCCGCGACGGCGTTGACACCGTAAGCCATATCCTCGAGAAGTACAAGAAGGCAATCGCAGACCACGGGCTGTTACGCCTCGATGGACTCTACGCAGAGTGGCTGTACTTGAAGCAGGGTCGGGTTGAGCCTCCGAAGGGAGTAACTTCAGTTGCATG GGCGAATGCTTTTATGAACTCTTGGAACACGGACTTTGTCTACTCCTCCTATGACAGGCAAGCTTTGGGCTTCATCATGTCAATCAATGGCGAGTTTCGGTTGCAAGACCCCGCCGTTGCTCTGGAATACCGAAAGCTTGCGCAAACCGAGAAGCCTGCTGAGTGTGATGAGACAGCAATGCTCGAGAAAGCTCGAGTTGAGGCGGCAAAACTGCCTCCCAATCCCTTCCCGCTCACGGCGCCGTATCTCGGTTACGTTGTGCAGTGGCTCTCTGAGCTCggaaaggagaaggagctggAGGATCTTCTGGAGTACGCCGATTCACGGCTTCTGCCAACGTGGGAGAGGGGTGGTCTCTTTTACCCGAGGAACAATACCACTGTTAACGGAAACGGTGACTGGGTTCACATGGACCCTTTCACCGGTAACGCTGCAATCGGCTACGCACGACTTAACGTCAAAGATGGCCAGAGGATTATGTGGGAGAAGCCATGGACTCAGGAGACACTTGCCAGCCGGCCGTGGATTGATGAAGTCTCCCTCTCTCAGGGGGTGGATTGCTTGCGGGCTTGCTGGGACGATGAGGAAAAGCTATTAGTCCTGACCCTGAGAGCGTGGGACAATGGATCGGTGAAGGTACAGCCGGTTGCCCGAAACCTCTCTGCCGGTTCTTGGGGAGTATATGTGCAGGGGAAGCTGATTCAACAAGATGTGGTAGAGGATGGAGGATCCCTGTCTGTGGACGTTGGCGTGTCTAACGAAGACCTGGACATCGTGTTTCTGAAAATCTAG
- a CDS encoding Mannan endo-1,4-beta-mannosidase C translates to MLPKLARLVSIGLLASGAASAACIRKGFVTVKGTKFQLDGEDFNFAGSNAYYFPFDNNQADVEAGLTAAKDAGLKVFRTWGFNDKNATYNPDGLPKYGGEGAGDTEIVFQRWYDNGTSVINIEAFDKVVAAATKVGIKLIVALTNNWADYGGMDVYTVNLGGKYHDDFYHVPVIKDAFKRYVKEFVTRYKDSPAIMAWELGNEPRCGADGVRNLPRSGDCTPERLGAWIAEMSAFVKGLDPKHLVTWGGEGGFNVPSDDWAYNGADGSDFDHELALPHIDFGTFHSYPDWWSKTVEWTEQWIRDHAASGRRVGKPVVHEEYGWLTPDKRLEYLGRVDDTPRTEVLGKWQAISLEEEMPDMYWQYGYSGYSYGRNHNDGFTIYLDDAEAQPLIYEHAAKVNAL, encoded by the exons ATGCTACCCAAACTCGCCCGTCTCGTTTCCATTGGCCTCCTGGCCAGCGGAGCCGCCTCCGCGGCGTGCATCCGCAAGGGCTTCGTCACCGTCAAGGGCACCAAGTTCCagctggacggcgaggacTTCAACTTTGCGGGCAGCAATGCCTACTACTTCCCCTTTGACAAC AACCAAGCCGACGTAGAGGCCGGCCTgaccgccgccaaggacgccgGCCTGAAGGTCTTCCGCACCTGGGGCTTCAACGACAAGAACGCCACGTACAACCCCGACGGCCTGCCCAAGtacggcggcgagggcgccggcgacaccGAGATCGTCTTCCAGCGGTGGTACGACAACGGCACGTCCGTCATCAACATCGAGGCCTTTGACaaggtcgtcgccgccgccaccaaggtCGGCATCAAGCTGATCGTCGCGCTGACCAACAACTGGGCCGACTACGGCGGCATGGATGTCTACACGGTCAACCTGGGCGGGAAGTATCATGACGAT TTCTACCACGTCCCCGTCATCAAGGACGCCTTCAAGCGCTACGTCAAGGAGTTCGTCACCCGCTACAAGGACTCCCccgccatcatggcctgGGAGCTCGGCAACGAGCCGCGCtgcggcgccgacggtgtcCGCAACCTCCCGCGCAGCGGCGACTGCACGCCGGAGCGCCTGGGCGCCTGGATCGCCGAGATGAGCGCCTTCGTCAAGGGCCTCGACCCGAAGCACCTCGTCACctggggcggcgagggcggcttcAACGTGCCCTCGGACGACTGGGCCtacaacggcgccgacggcagcgaTTTCGACCACGAGCTCGCCCTGCCGCACATCGACTTCGGCACCTTCCACTCGTACCCGGACTGGTGGAGCAAGACGGTCGAGTGGACGGAGCAGTGGATCCGCGAccacgccgcctccggcCGGAGGGTCGGCAAGCCCGTCGTCCACGAGGAGTACGGCTGGCTGACGCCCGACAAGCGCCTCGAGTacctcggccgcgtcgacgacACCCCGCGcaccgaggtcctcggcaagTGGCAGGCCATCtcgctcgaggaggagatgccCGACATGTACTGGCAGTACGGGTACTCGGGCTACTCGTACGGCCGCAACCACAACGACGGCTTCACCATCTACctggacgacgccgaggcccagcCGCTCATCTACGAGCACGCCGCCAAGGTCAACGCTCTGTGA
- a CDS encoding Duf300 domain-containing protein, with protein sequence METFLRARAESKSSKDGCPDISLAENATKPLFGNTSFYKFNIILSGSFTAASCLIIFILMFLHATHLSKRNEQIKILRISLIIPFWSIISFLSICFPSAEVYLHPWLESVQSICLGTFFLLLCEFVSPSAQHRDVFFAALTVKNQKAADGEQNGLEWFRKMWFAVFQYPVVALLVAILTAITQAAGVYCEFASKAHFAKLWVNPKLSIINNVSLTLAIMTVIRFFMQLKSQLAHHQPVAKFLSFKLVVSLTFIENIIFWIIRDVGALSPTPTLTNADLRIGIPSMLVCLEMLPLAVFFHYAYSHRPYVIGGGGARPPLAGDLEAYEPRTYSDGPAVLWALVEMWNPAEIIEAIRFGLRMKAEERKQRRSRKGGQSAASR encoded by the exons ATGGAAACATTTCTCAGGGCCAGAGCGGAAAGCAAGTCGAGCAAAGATGGCTGTCCAGATATCTCCCTCGCCGAGA ACGCGACAAAGCCCTTGTTCGGCAACACGTCCTTTTACAAGTTCAACATAATCTTGTCGGGCAGCTTTACCGCCGCGTCCTgtctcatcatcttcatcctgATGTTTCTCCACGCGACGCACCTCAGCAAGAGGAACGAGCAGATCAA GATCCTGCGTATCTCGCTCATCATCCCGTTCTGGTCCATCATCTCCTTCCTTTCCATCTGTTTCCCGTCGGCCGAGGTGTACCTCCACCCGTGGCTCGAGTCTGTCCAGTCCATCTGCCTGGGCACCTTTTTCCTGCTGCTGTGCGAGTTCGTCTCGCCAAGCGCGCAGCACAGGGacgtcttcttcgccgcgcTCACGGTGAAGAACCagaaggcggcggacggggaGCAGAACGGTCTAGAGTGGTTCAGG AAAATGTGGTTCGCCGTCTTCCAGTATCCCGTCGTTGCTCTGCTGGTGGCCATCTTGACGGCCATCACACAAGCGGCGGGGGTCTACTGCGAGTTTGCAAGCAAAGCACACTTTGCCAAACTTTGGGTGA ACCCGAAGCTGTCCATCATAAACAACGTATCGCTCACGTTGGCCATTATGACGGTCATCCGCTTCTTCATGCAGCTGAAGTCCCAGCTGGCGCACCACCAGCCCGTCGCCAAGTTTCTCTCGTTCAAGTTGGTCGTGTCCCTGACCTTTATCGAAAAC ATCATCTTCTGGATCATTCGCGACGTCGGCGCTCTGAGCCCGACCCCGACGCTGACGAATGCGGACCTCCGTATCGGCATCCCGTCCATGCTCGTCTGCCTCGAGATGCTCCcgctggccgtcttcttccatTACGCCTACTCGCACCGCCCGTACGTCattggaggcggcggtgcccgcccgccgctcgccggcgacctcgaggcaTACGAGCCCCGGACGTACTCGGACGGGCCCGCCGTACTGTGGGCGCTGGTCGAGATGTGGAATCCGGCGGAGATCATCGAGGCCATCCGGTTCGGGCTACGgatgaaggccgaggagcgaAAGCAGCGGAGGTCTCGGAAGGGCGGGCAGAGCGCGGCGTCTCGGTAA
- a CDS encoding C6 zinc finger domain protein codes for MGGLERRSFVTSQDRGYAPETPWHIHGSGILSLMRARGDRQLYTKAGRQIFWTMHNMIVSRHDRHANIHYANRNQQIQHTITNTPCPPEFDHWLNVIEQTLQPAEALFLHTGRYISSACSLLSRLIPIVRNVDLKRACAEYDQLLFECDLAELVMSEWMRTSPEYQVDPGPVHTYFWDSWRSARIKLHHMIILLANLVEHVPDCAFDCGALQSRRRLSAEIIAVSGRDIVDGIPPSLGGKSPASDPRSPATYLEAVRLVWPLSHVYVIPTAPRHLRIAAKAALLRIGKENGILSALRPRAGGALFPSEALKGMPVDDLGDGDS; via the coding sequence ATGGGCGGCCTGGAGCGACGGTCCTTCGTTACGAGCCAAGACCGAGGCTACGCTCCCGAGACTCCCTGGCACATCCATGGCAGCGGCATCTTGAGCTTGATGCGCGCAAGGGGCGACCGCCAGCTGTACACAAAGGCTGGCCGACAGATCTTCTGGACCATGCACAACATGATTGTGAGCAGGCACGACAGGCATGCCAACATCCATTACGCTAACAGGAACCAGCAAATCCAGCACACCATCACAAACACGCCGTGCCCACCCGAGTTCGACCACTGGCTCAACGTCATAGAGCAGACCCTCCAGCCCGCCGAGGCTTTGTTTCTGCATACTGGTCGGTACATTTCTTCGGCATGCTCTCTGCTGTCCAGGTTGATCCCCATCGTGCGGAACGTCGACTTGAAGCGGGCGTGCGCCGAGTATGACCAACTCCTATTCGAATGCGACCTTGCAGAGCTTGTCATGTCGGAATGGATGAGAACATCCCCCGAATACCAAGTCGACCCCGGTCCTGTCCACACCTACTTCTGGGACTCGTGGCGCAGCGCGCGCATCAAACTGCACCACATgatcatcctcctcgccaacctcgTCGAGCACGTACCAGATTGTGCTTTCGATTGTGGAGCGTTGCAGTCGCGAAGACGACTCAGCGCGGAGATCATTGCGGTCTCAGGCCGGGAtatcgtcgacggcatcccGCCATCGCTGGGTGGCAAGTCGCCCGCCTCTGACCCGCGTTCGCCGGCGACCTACCTTGAGGCCGTCCGGCTGGTATGGCCGCTGAGCCATGTGTACGTCATTCCGACAGCGCCGCGGCACCTACGGATCGCCGCGAAGGCGGCATTGCTGCGGATTGGTAAGGAGAATGGAATCTTGTCAGCGTTGAGGCCGCGAGCGGGCGGTGCTCTTTTCCCGTCCGAGGCTCTGAAAGGGATGCCGGTGGATGACTTGGGCGACGGAGATAGTTGA
- a CDS encoding C6 zinc finger domain protein — protein MPNTGKPSPNCHLCRQRRVKRLDKCDLARPQCQRCIKYGVLCPGYRDDQDLLFQHTDAAAYERRRRKCQQQNLPLSATDTLEVITFTSVSSPSSASSWESDNSAFRSVGTPPLPLLRPVRQHWTAESVPLVIGLYSGLDFLPGLFRGVGQDHCLRLAAHVFTRAYVINRFRPQTDYRELSMFLGNALASVQNAIMSPSTCTSDSTIIAVWLLGNYEASLAKRL, from the exons ATGCCTAATACCGGCAAACCAAGCCCCAACTGCCATCTTTGTCGCCAGAGGAGGGTCAAG CGTTTGGACAAGTGCGATCTGGCTCGGCCACAGTGTCAGCGATGCATCAAGTACGGGGTCTTGTGTCCTGGCTATCGCGACGACCAGGACCTGCTGTTCCAACACACCGATGCCGCCGCTTATgaacggcgccggcggaaGTGCCAGCAGCAGAACCTCCCGCTGTCCGCAACGGACACTCTGGAGGTGATTACTTTCACCTcggtctcgtcgccgtcgtccgcaTCGTCTTGGGAGTCCGACAACTCAGCTTTCCGTTCTGTTGGTACACCCCCCCTGCCTCTCTTGAGACCGGTTCGTCAACACTGGACAGCCGAGTCCGTACCGCTTGTCATCGGCCTCTACTCGGGTTTGGATTTCCTTCCGGGATTGTTCAGAGGCGTTGGGCAGGACCACTGCCTCCGTCTCGCCGCCCATGTCTTCACGAGAGCCTATGTCATCAACCGCTTCAGGCCACAGACGGATTACCGTGAGCTGTCCATGTTTCTCGGCAACGCTCTGGCATCGGTCCAGAACGCCATAATGAGCCCCAGCACGTGCACCTCTGACTCCACAATCATCGCCGTGTGGCTGCTAGGGAACTACGAGGCAAGTCTCGCGAAACGACTGTGA
- a CDS encoding Fatty acid hydroxylase gives MDVALEILDPLVLDKAYAYFVPAPTTAFNATGADFDSSTIALSPLSYGSAWPRDSILRQCISLLVITQIGASLLYWVFSALSYYLIFDRRLEYHPRFLKNQIRQEIISSMKAVPVIDVLTLPFFLAEVRGKSLLYARVEDYGLWWMGVSALLFMVWNDITIYWIHRLEHHPSVYKYIHKPHHKWIVPTPWAALAFHPLDGFVQSLPYHVFVFICPVQKYLYLCLFVLVQIWTILIHDGDMISGHWLEKYINSPAHHTLHHMYFTVNYGQYFTWADNYFDSHRAPQPELDPLHDALKVMREKGLVDEKGNPIPQDKKKDQ, from the exons ATggacgtcgccctcgagatcCTCGATCCCCTCGTCCTGGACAAGGCTTACGCCTACTTCGTCCCCGCGCCCACGACGGCTTTCAACGCGACCGGCGCCGACTTCGACTCGTCCACGATCGCCCTGTCGCCCCTCTCCTACGGCTCTGCCTGGCCGCGCGACAGCATCCTGCGCCAGTGCATCTCGCTCCTCGTCATCACCCAGATCGGCGCCTCGCTGCTCTACTGGGTCTTCAGCGCCCTCTCCTACTACCTCATCTtcgaccgccgcctcgagtACCACCCGCGCTTCCTCAAGAACCAGATCCGCCAGGAGATCATCTCTTCCATGAAGGCCGTgcccgtcatcgacgtcCTGACTCTGCCTTTCTTCCTCGCTGAGGTCCGCGGCAAGAGCCTGCTCTACGCCCGCGTCGAAGATTACGGCCTCTGGTGGATGGGCGTCTCGGCCCTGCTGTTCATGGTCTGGAACGACATTACCATCTACTGGATTCACCGCCTCGAGCACCACCCCTCCGTCTACAAGTACATTCACAAGCCACACCACAAGTGGATTG TGCCGACGCCCTgggccgccctcgccttccATCCTCTCGACGGCTTCGTCCAGTCCCTGCCATACCA cgtcttcgtcttcatctGCCCCGTGCAGAAGTACCTCTATCTGTGTCTCTTCGTGCTCGTCCAGATCTGGACCATCCTCATTCATGACGGCGACATGATCTCCGGCCACTGGCTCGAAAAGTACATCAACAGCCCGGCCCACCACACCCTGCACCACATGTACTTCACCGTCAACTACGGCCAGTATTTCACCTGGGCCGACAACTACTTCGACTCCCACCGCGCGCCCCAGCCTGAGCTCGACCCCCTCCACGATGCCCTCAAGGTGATGCGCGAAAAGGGCCTAGTGGATGAGAAGGGCAACCCCATCCCACAGGATAAGAAGAAGGACCAGTGA
- a CDS encoding Kelch repeat protein, which produces MFLCSLSQAALLCLALHLPKVANAEAKRDWGLAAAPPPSLFLRRAFATVGVLGDFAYIDGGEVSQLDADGRPIKSYPSNGINSTLSIDLSESWSASEVKIRELPKQPQVRNRQGLWKNEATNTLWIWGGSSVNGAPRENTESWKFDADGQGGGKWSREEPTNPTFFSELRRSAEGAFASTEDAGFWFGGRAIGRMNRDKDSYVQPVPGILSYNMTTKTWANETTNAFSENGTVSGGNALYIPTFGPNGLITLLGGSTWGLDVNPGAPTGWLDFYNLTFFDPVTRDWYWQKTTGNAPTARQDFCSVGASGTNGTYEIFVFGGTNTVNTYDDVFVLSLPGFVWTQVIYDAKNPRRFHTCAVVGRRQMLSVGGSDGQTGWSGVDPWPQGLGLFDMTEWVWKTDYDANAKDYEASSVIQDWYKKNDASSIEWSSDRVEALFNQTNSRASVDRDENANNDGKSSNSTVPVTAIVGAVVGAIVGVIIGLALLYFVRRRARNKGTAFAKDDVAPTSQTHYEALPPTELHAPAKQHELDSRQMPGQELWAPVLKPEMAGSDGHHYTVTELDAQQGLLGRNDEDRRDDVCENAVTVYVIMSRGRTCALGSLHLGH; this is translated from the exons ATGTTCTTGTGCTCCCTTTCCCAGGCGGCTTTGCTGTGCCTCGCGCTTCACTTGCCCAAAGTCGCGAACGCCGAAGCCAAACGCGACTGGGGGTTGGCTGCCgctccgccgccatcgctTTTCCTTCGCCGCGCGTTTGCAACCG TTGGGGTCCTCGGCGACTTTGCCTacatcgacggcggcgaggtaTCCCAGCTCGACGCGGATGGCAGGCCCATCAAATCGTACCCGTCCAACGGAA TAAATTCCACTTTGTCGATCGACCTGTCGGAATCATGGTCCGCGTCCGAAGTGAAGATTAGAGAACTCCCGAAACAACCGCAGGTGAGGAACAGACAGGGCCTCTGGAAGAACGAAGCCACCAACACGCTGTGGATCTGGGGTGGCAGCTCTGTGAACGGCGCACCGAGAGAGAACACTGAGTCGTGGAAGTTCGATGCAGACGGGCAGGGAGGCGGGAAGTGGTCCAGAGAGGAGCCGACGAACCCGACATTCTTTTCTGAACTGCGGAGGAGTGCCGAGGGCGCCTTTGCGAGCACCGAAGACGCCGGCTTCTGGTTCGGAGGACGAGCAATTGGCCGGATGAATCGAGACAAAGACTCGTATGTCCAGCCTGTGCCTGGCATCTTGTCGTACAATATGACGACAAAGACCTGGGCGAACGAGACGACCAACGCCTTCTCCGAGAACGGCACCGTAAGCGGAGGCAACGCCCTGTACATCCCGACCTTTGGGCCCAACGGGCTGATCACGCTCCTGGGCGGCTCAACCTGGGGCTTGGACGTAAACCCGGGGGCGCCCACAGGCTGGTTGGACTTCTACAATCTCACCTTCTTCGATCCGGTCACCAGGGATTGGTACTGGCAGAAGACGACAGGAAATGCCCCAACGGCACGGCAAGATTTTTGCAGCGTGGGGGCGAGCGGCACCAACGGGACGTACGAGAT CTTCGTATTTGGTGGAACCAATACCGTCAATACCTATGACGACGTCTTCGTCCTTAGCTTGCCGGGGTTCGTGTGGACCCAGGTCATCTACGACGCGAAGAATCCCCGAAGGTTTCACACCTGTGCCGTCGTTGGACGCAGGCAGATGCTGTCGGTGGGAGGATCGGATGGCCAGACGGGATGGTCGGGAGTCGACCCCTGGCCTCAGGGGCTGGGCTTGTTCGACATGACAGAATGGGTCTGGAAGACCGACTACGATGCGAATGCGAAGGATTACGAGGCTTCCAGCGTGATACAAGACTGGTACAAGAAAAA TGACGCCAGTTCTATCGAGTGGTCCTCTGACAGAGTGGAGGCTCTATTCAACCAGACCAACTCCAGGGCATCTGTAGACCGGGACGAAAACGCGAATAACGACGGGAAGAGTTCGAACTCCACGGTCCCGGTAACCGCAATTGTAGGAGCCGTTGTGGGagccatcgtcggcgtcatcatcggcctcgccttGCTCTACTTCGTCCGGCGCCGCGCCCGGAACAAGGGGACCGCATTTGCCAAAGACGACGTGGCGCCCACGTCCCAGACGCATTATGAGGCTCTTCCGCCCACCGAACTACACGCGCCCGCGAAGCAACATGAACTCGACAGCAGACAGATGCCCGGGCAAGAGCTCTGGGCTCCTGTGCTGAAACCCGAGATGGCGGGCAGCGATGGCCATCACTACACGGTGACGGAGCTGGATGCCCAGCAGGGTTTACTAGGGAGGAATGATGAAGATCG AAGGGACGATGTTTGTGAGAACGCGGTTACGGTTTATGTCATTATGAGCCGTGGAAGGACGTGTGCTCTTGGATCACTTCATCTTGGTCATTGA
- a CDS encoding Eukaryotic aspartyl protease — MQRLSSVAMRLVAIQACIVSLTHCLKTLEVPFIRMPSPEGNFVASIQLSVGSPPQQVTAILDTGSSDLWVPQLNSRLCKDRLARCTVNNKDNNAAAVTGAFDTAKSTTFNANNQPPFEATYANGVEIQGTFMSESVTLKGTAVLNNTMGLGQTGKLPSPLISILGVGASSSEASVVVNNAKPYPNFPENLKAQGLTQSLIYGVYLNDFRAPTGSVVFGGVDTAKFTGEMQMVPLIGREFANTDDFIVPWTSLSFSADDTARPTVIGSKNLPPALIDTGNPSLSFPPQILDQIGPAIKVQTLRDGTKALRCDSGASGAKFGFEFRTARVELPLSMIFIPLATDGVPTTDKDGNALCTLPLEPLEGQVASFGAPLLSAVYTVFDLENKRLGMAQAKVNESATSIQEVGPDGKIPPAAGAPKPGRRSVRFRDV, encoded by the exons ATGCAGCGCTTGAGTTCTGTCGCGATGCGACTAGTGGCCATACAGGCTTGCATCGTCAGCTTGACGCATTGTCTGAAGACGCTGGAGGTACCCTTCATCCGCATGCCCTCTCCAGAAGGCAACTTTGTGGCCTCGATACAACTGTCAGTCGGATCGCCACCCCAGCAGGTCACCGCCATCCTCGACACCGGGAGCAGTGATCTCTGGGTCCCCCAACTCAACAGCCGCTTGTGCAAGGACCGGTTAGCCAGATGCACTGTCAACAACAAAGacaacaacgccgccgccgtcacgggTGCTTTTGACACGGCCAAGTCGACGACATTCAACGCCAACAACCAGCCTCCGTTCGAAGCCACCTATGCCAACGGTGTTGAGATCCAGGGGACGTTCATGTCCGAGTCGGTCACGCTGAAGGGTACCGCCGTACTCAACAACACCATGGGGCTCGGCCAGACCGGCAAGCTACCCTCCCCTCTGATATCGattctcggcgtcggggcTTCGAGTTCCGAGGCTTCTGTAGTTGTCAACAATGCTAAGCCGTACCCCAACTTCCCGGAGAATCTCAAGGCACAGGGTCTCACTCAGTCTCTTATCTACGGTGTATATTTGAACGACTTCA GGGCGCCCACGGGGAGTGTCGTGTTTGGCGGTGTCGACACGGCCAAGTTCACCGGGGAGATGCAAATGGTCCCCCTGATCGGCAGGGAGTTCGCAAACACGGACGACTTCATCGTCCCCTGgacctccttgtccttctcggccgacgaCACGGCCCGGCCGACGGTCATTGGCAGCAAGAAcctgccgccggcgctcATCGACACGGGGAACCCCTCGCTCTCGTTCCCGCCGCAGATCCTCGACCAGATCGGCCCGGCCATCAAAGTCCAGACGCTGCGGGACGGCACCAAGGCGCTGCGGTgcgacagcggcgccagCGGCGCCAAGTTCGGCTTCGAGTTCCGGACGGCCAGGGTCGAGCTCCCGCTGTCGATGATCTTCATCCCGCTCGCGACAGACGGCGTGCCCACCaccgacaaggacggcaacgCGCTCTGCACGCTGCCGTTAGAGCCCCTCGAAGGCCAGGTCGCGTCTTTCGGCGCGCCCCTGCTGTCTGCCGTGTACaccgtcttcgacctcgagaacAAGCGGCTAGGGATGGCGCAGGCGAAGGTCAACgagtcggcgacgagcaTCCAGGAGGTTGGCCCGGATGGCAAGATACCACCTGCTGCGGGAGCGCCAAAGCCCGGGCGCCGCAGCGTGCGGTTCCGGGACGTGTAG